The Akkermansia muciniphila genome contains a region encoding:
- a CDS encoding thioredoxin fold domain-containing protein, with translation MIRQILPIVVAACVAPCFAAEGWVTDMDAAKKQAAEQKKDLMIEFTGSDWCPPCMQLRANVFSKPDFQKEASKDFVLVELDYPRNKEQSKEMKAANDKLAQQYGVQGFPTIVYADASGKPFGGFVGGRSKEDVMKSMQEALKNKEALQAAEANVAKATTDEAKVAALMEVLKLAPQDYVDTFYGDVKAEIKKLDKDDKSGLKAADAHADQLKKEQKDVQDYLAGKLTDKTTPAEALQVVKAYPDRDKLLPETQQDLLMMEFGTYLNSTGDVDGAVLILDKVAELKPGTEAGQRAPRIKAGILANKDQIKAQIDAAKKAQSK, from the coding sequence ATGATTAGACAAATTCTGCCAATAGTTGTTGCCGCCTGCGTTGCTCCTTGTTTTGCCGCGGAAGGCTGGGTTACCGATATGGATGCCGCCAAGAAGCAGGCCGCCGAACAGAAGAAGGACCTCATGATCGAGTTCACCGGTTCGGACTGGTGCCCGCCCTGCATGCAGCTCCGCGCCAATGTGTTCAGCAAGCCTGATTTCCAGAAGGAAGCTTCCAAGGATTTCGTTCTGGTGGAACTGGATTATCCGCGTAACAAGGAACAGTCCAAGGAAATGAAAGCCGCCAATGACAAGCTGGCCCAGCAGTACGGCGTGCAGGGGTTCCCGACGATCGTGTATGCGGATGCCTCCGGCAAGCCGTTCGGCGGGTTTGTAGGCGGCCGTTCCAAGGAAGACGTGATGAAGTCCATGCAGGAGGCCTTGAAGAACAAGGAAGCCCTGCAGGCCGCCGAGGCAAATGTTGCCAAGGCCACCACGGATGAAGCCAAGGTTGCCGCCCTGATGGAAGTCCTCAAGCTGGCTCCCCAGGATTATGTGGATACTTTTTACGGCGATGTGAAGGCTGAAATCAAGAAGCTGGACAAGGATGACAAGTCCGGACTGAAAGCCGCGGACGCCCACGCCGACCAGCTCAAGAAGGAACAGAAGGATGTGCAGGATTATCTTGCCGGCAAGCTGACGGACAAGACCACGCCTGCGGAAGCCCTCCAGGTGGTGAAGGCCTACCCGGACCGCGACAAGCTTCTTCCGGAAACCCAGCAGGATTTGCTGATGATGGAGTTTGGTACCTACCTGAATTCCACCGGTGACGTGGACGGCGCCGTGCTGATTCTGGACAAGGTTGCCGAATTGAAGCCGGGTACGGAAGCCGGACAGCGGGCTCCCCGCATCAAGGCCGGCATCCTTGCCAACAAGGATCAGATCAAGGCCCAGATTGACGCCGCCAAGAAGGCGCAGAGCAAGTAA